The stretch of DNA TGCTGGGAGTTCAGAGAGCTGTTGAGATCTTCGCAGGCTCCGATCGGCGCGCCGGGATGGCGAATCTAGCCGCGCTGCGCCCGTGTCTCTGCTTGctggcggcaatggcggcggcggcgtcgtggtCCGGCGTCGGGACGGTGGACGCGCTGGGGATGAACTGGGGTACGCAGGCGACGCACCCCCTGTCGCCCAAGGTCGTGGTgcagatgctcaaggacaacgGCATCAAGAAGGTGAAGCTGTTCGACGCCGACCAGGCCACGCTCAGCGCGCTCGCCGGCAGCGGCATCGAGGTCATGGTCGCCATTCCCAATGTCCTGCTCGACAGGATCACCGACTACGACACCGCCAAGGAGTGGGTCCGGCACAACGTCTCGCGCTACAACTTCGACGGCGGCGTCACTATCAAGTGAGCTGAGCTTCTCTTCTGCTGCTCATCCAATCCATGGCGccgcccggcgcggcggcaTGAAGCATGATGTGTGGATGGCTAAAGCTAGCTTCTTATGATGCATTATCGCAGGTACGTGGCCGTGGGCAACGAGCCGTTCCTGGCGGCGTACAACGGCACGTTCGACAAGGTGACCTTCCCGGCGCTGCAGAACATCCAGAACGCGCTGGACGAGGCCGGGCTCGGCGACAGCATCAAGGCCACCGTCCCCCTCAACGCCGACGTGTACATGTCCCCGGCGGACAACCCGGTGCCGTcggcggggcggtggcggcccgACATCGCGGACCTGATGACGCAGATGGTGCAGTTCCTGAGCAACCACAGCGCGCCCTTCACCGTCAACATCTACCCCTTCATCAGCCTCTTCCTCAACGACAACTTCCCCGTGGACTTCGCCTtcttcgacggcggcgcgacgcCCGTGGTGGACAACGGCGTCTCCTACACCAACGTGTTCGACGCCAACTTCGACACCCTGGTGGCGGCGCTCAAGGCGTCGGGGCACGGCGACATGCCCATCGTCGTCGGCGAGGTCGGCTGGCCCACCGACGGCGACAAGCACGCCACCACCGCGTACGCGCAGCGCTTCTACAGCGGCCTCCTCCGGCGGCTCGCCGCCAACGCCGGCACCCCCGTCCGGCCCAACCAGTACATCGAGGTCTACCTCTTCGGCCTCCTGGACGAGGACATCAAGAGCGTGGCGCCGGGCAACTTCGAGCGCCACTGGGGCATCCTCCGGTACGACGGGCAGCCCAAGTTCCCGATGGATCTGACGGGGCAGGGCCAGAACGCGATGCTGGTGCCGGCGCGCGGCGTCGAGTACCTGCCCCGGACATGGTGCGTCGTCAACACCGAGTCGCCCAACATGGACAAGCTCGCCGACAACATCAACTTCGCCTGCACCTTCGCCGACTGCACGGCGCTGGGCTACGGCTCGACGTGCGGCGGCATGGACAGCAACGGCAACGCGTCCTACGCCTTCAACGCCTTCTTCCAGATGAAGGACCAGGCCGACGAGTCCTGCGACTTCCAGGGCCTCGCCAGGCCCACGCAGACGGACCCCTCCACGCCTGCCTGCAACCTCACCATACAGATCGCCACCacctcggcggccgcgccgtgcctcgcggccgccgccgccgcgcttctGTTCTTGGCGCAGCTGATGATGATCCTGCTGCATTAGAGTGCTGTTCTTGGGGCGCAATTGATGATCCTGCTGCGTTAGATAGGCAGGTTATTGTTGATCTTTGGTTGGTTTGGGGCATTTTTCGCAGGGCACTCTTGGAGATTATTATAGTTTGTTCGTTTGTCGGGGTTATTCTTGGTGGAATAATTGGTAGGAACTAGTAGTAGTAGAAAGTGTTCTTCTGGAGATATACATGCATA from Panicum virgatum strain AP13 chromosome 9K, P.virgatum_v5, whole genome shotgun sequence encodes:
- the LOC120649501 gene encoding glucan endo-1,3-beta-glucosidase 8-like, whose product is MANLAALRPCLCLLAAMAAAASWSGVGTVDALGMNWGTQATHPLSPKVVVQMLKDNGIKKVKLFDADQATLSALAGSGIEVMVAIPNVLLDRITDYDTAKEWVRHNVSRYNFDGGVTIKYVAVGNEPFLAAYNGTFDKVTFPALQNIQNALDEAGLGDSIKATVPLNADVYMSPADNPVPSAGRWRPDIADLMTQMVQFLSNHSAPFTVNIYPFISLFLNDNFPVDFAFFDGGATPVVDNGVSYTNVFDANFDTLVAALKASGHGDMPIVVGEVGWPTDGDKHATTAYAQRFYSGLLRRLAANAGTPVRPNQYIEVYLFGLLDEDIKSVAPGNFERHWGILRYDGQPKFPMDLTGQGQNAMLVPARGVEYLPRTWCVVNTESPNMDKLADNINFACTFADCTALGYGSTCGGMDSNGNASYAFNAFFQMKDQADESCDFQGLARPTQTDPSTPACNLTIQIATTSAAAPCLAAAAAALLFLAQLMMILLH